The sequence below is a genomic window from Paucibacter aquatile.
GACGCGCAACTCGCCCTCGATCGATCGGAAGGCAATCGGGTAGCGGTGATGCTCGGCATCCCAGTAGGCCAGGTGGGTGTGGCCGTCGCCGACGAGCCGCGTGATGCGCATCAGTTCGACGACGATCTGCGGTTCATTGAGGCGAGGTAGTGCGTTCTCGAGTCCTGCGAGTGCGGCAGTGAACTCGGTTTTTGAGATCCGGTGGTAGAGGCGAATATGGCGAGCCTCCAGGGTTCGCCGATAGACGGCGAGATCGTGCTGCCAGCGCTGCACCTCGACTGGTTCGAGCGCGGCCGCGACATTCGATGTCAGCGCTAGGACTGCAAACAGCGCATACCGGCGCCATGCGGGCTTTAGATTCATACGGGCTTTCTCTTGGTTTCGCCGCGCATGGGAACGCGTCGACACGGGCCGTGCTTCTGATTGGATGCAGCGTTTCGGTGTTCGAGTCGGCCCAGCAACCGGCACTCGATGTTGCGGCGCTGGCTGTTGCTCTCGCGATCAACGGCTACGCGGCGCAATCGGTGCAACAGCAAGGGACAGGCGGCGACACCGAAGCTGCGACGGTGGCCTTGTGCGCGGCGGAGTGTATCTGCCTGTCATGGTCGATTCGATCTTCTGGCGGTCGATAATCCAAGCCGCCAGCGCAGCCAGCGCAGCCAGCGCAGCCACCGCAGCCAGGGCCGTCAGGCCGAAGTCGAGAACCTGGCAGCTGATGATTTGCCAGATGGCTTCGACAGTCACGATGAGGAATGAACCTTTTGATGCGGGTGGACAGGATGGGTCGATGACGGCAAAGCAGGTGCCGGCTGCACAGCCCGCCAGATGGCAAGGTCTGGCCCCGATCTGGGCGCCTGACGCACGCCTGCTGCTGCTGGGCAGCTTCCCCAGCGTCGCCTCCTTGGCCTCGCAGCAGTACTACGGCCATCCGCGCAACCAGTTTTGGCCGCTGCTGTCGGCGCTCTGGGGTCAGGACTTGCGCGTGTTGGGCTACGAGGAGCGACTGTCGGCGGCGCGCGCACGAGGGCTGGCGATCTGGGATGTCTATGCCGCCTGCGAGCGCGATGGCAGCCTGGACAGCGCGATCCGCGCCGCCGAGCCGAACGATCTGTTGGGCCTTGCCGCGCGCATGCAGGGGCTGCAGGCGGTGGCGCACAACGGCGGCGAATCGGCCCGCCATATCAAGGTGACCCAGCGCCTGGGCCTGCCGGTTTACCGCCTTCCGTCCAGCAGCCCGGCCAATGCCAGCTGGTCCTTCGAACGCAAGCTGGCGGCCTGGCGAGAAGTGTTCGCGTGCCATGGTCTACTTGCCCCATGAGCAAGACAAAGCAGCAAAACAAGAAGTCCGACTGGATTCCCGCGACCCTGAGCGAGTACGACGGCGTGCGCTTCCTCCACCTGGACTCGATCTGGGTGCAGGGCGCCATGCGCATCCGCAAGCCCCAGCATCTGGAGCTGGAATACATCCAGCGCATGATGGCCTGGATGCTCTGGCGCCCGAGCGCCGAGCTGCGCAGCGGCCACGCCCTGCAACTGGGCCTGGGCGCCGGGGCCATCACCCGCTTTTGCCACAAGGTGCTGCGCATGAAGACCACGGCCGTGGAGCTGAACCCCACGGTGATCCAGGCCTGCCGCATGTGGTTCCACCTGCCCGAGGACGACAAACGCCTCACGGTGATCAACGAGGATGCCGGTCAGTGGGTGGCGAAGCCGGAGCATCTGCAAACGGTCGATGTGCTCAACATCGACCTCTACGACCACGAGGCTGCCGGCCCGGTGCTGGACGATGAAGAGTTCTACCGCCATTGCCATGGCTTGTTGGTGGACGGTGGCCTGATGACGGTGAACCTCTTCGGCCGCGACGCCAGCTTTGCCGCCAGCGCGCGCCGTGTGGCGGCCATCTTCGGCTCGGACCAGGTCTGGAGCCTGACGCCGACCAAGGAGGGCAACACCGTGTTGGTGGCGGCGCGCGGCGTGGTGGTGCCGGATCGTGAGGAGCTGGAGCGCCGAGCGGCTAATATCGAGTCGCTGTTCGAGCTGCCGGCGCGCAAATGGCTGCGCATGGTGCGGCCCCTGCCTGTGAGCATTCTCAACCCCATTTGAGCGCGGAGCGTCTCTTCTCCATCATGAATGCCAAGCCCAAGACCAGCGCCTCCGCATCGGCTTCAATCGCCTCTTCCTCTGCCTCATCGTGCAACACGCCGGCCGCCGCGGGCGGCTCCAGCGGCGAAGGCCGGCTGGAATGGCGCACCCTGCTGCATTGGTTGCAGGAAGATGGCTTGATCGACGAGGCCCAGGTGCTGCGCACCGAGGGCCGTTTCGCTGCGGGTGACAGCTCGCTGCACCCGCTGGTGCGCCTGGGCCACGGCGGCTTGACGCGCAGCAACACGGGCAAGCCGCTCGATGTGGATGCGCTGTCAGAGTGGCTGGCCGAGCGGGCCAAGCTGCCGTATTTGCGCATCGACCCGCTCAAGGTCGATGTGGGCCGGGTGTCGGACGTGATGTCGGTCGGCTATGCCGAGGCCAAGCGCTGTCTGCCGCTGCTGGTGGGCGTGACCGAGGTGACCATCGCCACCTCGGAGCCTTTTGACACCGGCTGGGTGGCCCAAATTGAAGCCCATGTGCGCAAGCCCATCAAGCTGGTGGTGGCCAACCCGCTGGAGATTGCGCGCTACACGACCGAGTTCTTCACGCTGGCCCGCTCGGTGCGCGCCGCGGCCAAGGCGGGTGAGTCCAGCCAGGTGGCCAGCTTCGAGCAGCTGGTGGAGCTGGGCCGCAGCAACAAGCAGCTCGACGCCAACGACCAGGGTGTCGTGCAGGTGGTGGACTGGCTGTGGCAGTACGCCTTCGACCAGCGCGCCAGCGACATCCATCTGGAGCCGCGCCGCGAGATGGGCGTGATCCGTTTCCGCATCGACGGCGTGCTGCACACCGTC
It includes:
- a CDS encoding spermidine synthase, with translation MSKTKQQNKKSDWIPATLSEYDGVRFLHLDSIWVQGAMRIRKPQHLELEYIQRMMAWMLWRPSAELRSGHALQLGLGAGAITRFCHKVLRMKTTAVELNPTVIQACRMWFHLPEDDKRLTVINEDAGQWVAKPEHLQTVDVLNIDLYDHEAAGPVLDDEEFYRHCHGLLVDGGLMTVNLFGRDASFAASARRVAAIFGSDQVWSLTPTKEGNTVLVAARGVVVPDREELERRAANIESLFELPARKWLRMVRPLPVSILNPI
- a CDS encoding DNA-deoxyinosine glycosylase — encoded protein: MTAKQVPAAQPARWQGLAPIWAPDARLLLLGSFPSVASLASQQYYGHPRNQFWPLLSALWGQDLRVLGYEERLSAARARGLAIWDVYAACERDGSLDSAIRAAEPNDLLGLAARMQGLQAVAHNGGESARHIKVTQRLGLPVYRLPSSSPANASWSFERKLAAWREVFACHGLLAP